The nucleotide sequence GTTAATGAACGAAAGAACGCTTGAGTAACAGAAAGCTACAGCCAGCGTGACGAAGGCAATGGGCAAAGCTCTTGGTTCAACAAAGCTCGAAAGCTTCAGACCTTTGGTTTCCGCTGCTTTTACAGCTGATTCTAACGGTGGAACCTTCACTAAAAAAGCAACGGCCAGGCTAATTAATCCAAGGACGAGACAAAAAGAGAAAATGATCGGAAAGCTTGTATGCTGGCTCATGAACAATCCGATAAAAGGACCGATCGCTGTGGCGAGCGTCGCACTCATCGTATAGTACCCGATCCCTTCTCCTTTTCGCGTTGCCGGTATAATTTGAGCTACAATTGTACCGGTAGCTGTACTTGCTATACCGAGTGTCAGACCGTGGACAAAGCGGTTAAACAACAGAAAAGTAATGCCTAAATCTACAAAATATAGAGCTGTTGCTAAAATGAAGAAAATTAGGCCAATAAATAATGTTCTCTTGCGGCCGATAGAATCAATCATCCGGCCGATAAATAAACGCCCGATCAACGTCCCGATAATGAAAATCCCTGTTACAAGCCCCGCCTGGCTGGTTGATGCCTCGAATTCATTGACGGCATAAACTGCGATAGTCACCATTAAT is from Bacillus sp. PK3_68 and encodes:
- a CDS encoding MFS transporter → MSQSEPKLWTKDFIVVSSINFVLTLIFYLLMVTIAVYAVNEFEASTSQAGLVTGIFIIGTLIGRLFIGRMIDSIGRKRTLFIGLIFFILATALYFVDLGITFLLFNRFVHGLTLGIASTATGTIVAQIIPATRKGEGIGYYTMSATLATAIGPFIGLFMSQHTSFPIIFSFCLVLGLISLAVAFLVKVPPLESAVKAAETKGLKLSSFVEPRALPIAFVTLAVAFCYSSVLSFINFYAIEINLVDAASFFFIVYAAAVLVSRPFTGRLMDVRGANFVMYPAFLLFGAGMLLLSTAAHGFALLAAGFLIGLGFGNMQSSTQAIAVKLTPPHRMGLATSTFFIFLDAGLGFGPYVLGLVIPHTGYSALYTILGIAVLAFSVLYYFLYGRKEKELREEMSASTAM